One window from the genome of Pseudomonas fluorescens encodes:
- a CDS encoding ANL family adenylate-forming protein encodes MSRDALLATLAEPGQRVALLHGEQQCTYSDLHAKVQQCLAWLVDHGVKPGDAVILNSDYSVSGVAALLALYLNRNIVAPLVDLSERSLQTLQGAARCQHRIEIVDDAWVHHSLAQPVADESPEYYSALREKGRSGLVLLSSGSTGAPKAILHDLDDLIDTKLGKERKKPLSILMFLLFDHIGGLNSLLNTLAVGGCAVMPVDRAPESICALVARHGVKVLPVSPTFLNLILMGRHHEQHDLSSVRLITYGTESMQQSLLKRVQQAFPKAKMLQTFGTSETGISATVSQSSASTFFKLADANTQYRIVDGELQLKTRSQFVGYLNQDTDNVTEDGWFRTGDLVEQNEEGYLRIQGRQKELINVGGLKVLPTEIEDVMLRSSLIDDCVVYGVPNAITGQAVHMDVMAAGVESKKALKQHVLEHLGSCLEAYKLPVKVNKVDEIAFSNRFKKTRAVLS; translated from the coding sequence ATGAGCCGCGATGCCTTGCTGGCAACGCTGGCTGAACCGGGGCAGCGCGTGGCGCTGTTGCACGGCGAGCAGCAGTGCACCTACAGCGATCTGCATGCCAAGGTGCAGCAGTGCCTGGCCTGGCTGGTCGACCACGGCGTCAAACCGGGGGATGCGGTCATCCTCAACAGTGACTACAGCGTGTCTGGCGTCGCTGCGCTGCTGGCCTTGTACCTGAACCGCAATATTGTGGCGCCGCTGGTCGATCTCAGTGAGCGTTCCCTGCAAACCCTGCAAGGTGCCGCCCGGTGTCAGCATCGGATCGAGATCGTCGACGATGCCTGGGTGCATCACTCGCTGGCACAACCGGTCGCCGACGAAAGCCCTGAGTACTACAGCGCGCTGCGGGAGAAGGGGCGCTCAGGCCTGGTGTTGTTGAGCAGCGGCAGTACCGGCGCGCCCAAGGCGATCCTGCATGACCTGGATGACCTGATCGACACCAAGCTGGGCAAAGAGCGCAAGAAGCCCCTTTCGATCCTGATGTTCCTGTTGTTCGACCACATCGGCGGCTTGAACTCCTTGCTCAACACGCTGGCGGTGGGCGGGTGCGCGGTGATGCCGGTCGATCGGGCCCCCGAATCGATCTGCGCGCTGGTGGCGCGGCATGGGGTGAAGGTGCTGCCGGTCAGCCCTACCTTCCTTAACCTGATCCTGATGGGGCGGCATCACGAACAGCATGACCTGTCCTCGGTACGGCTGATCACCTATGGCACTGAAAGCATGCAGCAAAGCCTGCTCAAACGGGTCCAGCAGGCGTTCCCCAAGGCCAAGATGCTGCAAACATTCGGCACCAGTGAAACGGGTATCAGCGCTACGGTCAGCCAGTCCTCGGCCAGCACCTTTTTCAAGCTGGCCGATGCGAACACTCAGTACCGCATTGTCGATGGCGAGTTGCAGCTCAAGACCCGCAGCCAGTTTGTCGGCTACCTGAACCAGGACACCGATAACGTCACCGAAGATGGCTGGTTCCGTACCGGTGATCTGGTGGAGCAGAACGAAGAGGGTTATCTGCGGATCCAGGGACGGCAAAAGGAGCTGATCAACGTCGGGGGGCTTAAGGTGCTACCCACCGAAATCGAAGACGTGATGCTGCGCAGCTCGCTGATCGACGACTGCGTGGTCTACGGCGTGCCGAATGCGATCACTGGCCAGGCTGTACACATGGATGTCATGGCCGCAGGCGTGGAGAGCAAGAAGGCCCTCAAACAGCATGTGCTCGAGCATCTGGGCAGTTGCCTGGAAGCCTACAAGTTGCCCGTCAAAGTCAACAAGGTCGATGAAATCGCTTTTTCCAATCGGTTCAAGAAGACCCGGGCGGTGCTCTCATGA
- a CDS encoding 4'-phosphopantetheinyl transferase family protein produces MSALQLVVFPVHAQADAAWHAVLDAQQMRHAATLGERQRVRYLNARIALRLTVAGLVQCDPQRVVIEQQASGQLRICTHPRLFASVTYAQRLGLLAVGSSRVGLDYEDGAAPVFWRSAVRRYFCESERRWLQSRDEGTREADFVWLWTRRESLLKYRGSGIRGDTRCLCRPEDAAPSQRSFSLAGGVGTLTGEVLTADLLPSRLALCGEWSPELDFSWHQAPGRMPCCVRSE; encoded by the coding sequence ATGAGCGCGTTGCAGTTGGTTGTCTTCCCGGTCCATGCACAGGCTGATGCCGCTTGGCATGCCGTGCTGGATGCACAGCAGATGCGCCACGCCGCGACCTTGGGCGAGCGCCAGCGAGTTCGTTACCTCAACGCACGCATTGCCCTGCGCCTGACGGTGGCCGGGCTTGTGCAGTGCGATCCGCAACGAGTGGTGATCGAACAGCAGGCCTCGGGGCAATTGCGCATTTGTACCCATCCCCGGCTATTCGCCAGTGTGACTTATGCACAGCGCCTGGGCCTGCTGGCCGTAGGGTCGTCCCGTGTGGGCCTTGATTACGAGGACGGTGCCGCCCCGGTCTTCTGGCGCAGTGCTGTACGTCGATACTTTTGCGAGAGTGAGCGTCGCTGGCTCCAGAGTCGCGATGAGGGGACGCGGGAAGCCGACTTTGTGTGGTTGTGGACCCGGCGCGAGAGTCTGCTCAAATACCGGGGGAGTGGGATACGCGGTGATACGCGGTGCTTATGTCGCCCCGAAGATGCCGCCCCTTCCCAGCGCAGTTTCAGCCTGGCCGGAGGGGTCGGCACACTCACCGGTGAGGTGCTTACAGCCGATCTGTTGCCTTCACGGTTGGCCCTGTGCGGTGAGTGGTCGCCAGAACTCGATTTCAGCTGGCACCAGGCGCCTGGCCGGATGCCTTGCTGTGTCAGATCTGAATGA
- a CDS encoding DMT family transporter → MALSVAGEATGLHSRLGFAVTILASTFLMGSSFVSGKILLEQGFDPLMLVGWRFFLAALATLPLVFMQGGSWRANLLPRHLDARQVLVIAIIGLTQTTAVMSLLFLAMRTVSASTAAILLFTNPVWVAVGNRLFFAQPLKANRLLGLVTGLVGVALAIGADVAKDPQPGAWIGVTLGLGAAVSWATATLIIKRNPVAVGTWTLSFWQLFIGALGALACALLAGEHWPDHLSIQQWGWFAWLAIPASTGSFGLWFVALKQADATSTSGWLFLAPMFAVLLSWAVLDIQLSVWQCLGGLLVAASIWLMNR, encoded by the coding sequence ATGGCCCTGTCAGTGGCTGGCGAGGCGACGGGCCTCCATAGCCGACTGGGTTTCGCTGTCACGATCCTGGCGTCCACATTTCTGATGGGCTCAAGCTTCGTGTCGGGCAAGATATTGCTCGAGCAGGGATTCGATCCCTTGATGCTGGTGGGCTGGCGGTTCTTCCTGGCCGCGCTGGCAACCTTGCCGTTGGTATTCATGCAAGGTGGTTCCTGGCGTGCCAACCTGCTCCCACGCCACTTGGACGCCCGGCAGGTGCTGGTGATCGCCATCATCGGCCTTACCCAGACGACGGCCGTGATGAGCCTGCTGTTCCTGGCAATGCGCACCGTCTCGGCCTCCACGGCCGCGATCCTGCTTTTCACCAACCCCGTGTGGGTCGCGGTAGGCAACCGACTGTTCTTCGCGCAACCGCTCAAGGCCAACCGCCTGTTGGGCCTGGTTACAGGCTTGGTCGGCGTAGCGCTGGCCATTGGCGCTGACGTTGCAAAAGACCCACAGCCTGGCGCCTGGATCGGCGTGACGCTGGGTTTGGGCGCCGCCGTCAGTTGGGCCACCGCGACACTGATCATCAAGCGCAACCCGGTGGCGGTCGGCACGTGGACCTTGAGTTTCTGGCAACTGTTCATCGGCGCCCTGGGGGCACTCGCCTGCGCCCTCCTGGCCGGCGAACACTGGCCCGATCACCTCTCGATCCAGCAGTGGGGCTGGTTTGCCTGGCTGGCCATACCGGCCTCGACCGGCTCGTTCGGGCTGTGGTTCGTCGCGCTGAAACAGGCAGACGCTACCAGCACCAGTGGCTGGCTGTTCCTGGCGCCAATGTTCGCGGTGCTGCTGTCCTGGGCCGTACTGGATATCCAACTCTCCGTTTGGCAATGCCTTGGAGGTCTGTTGGTCGCGGCTTCGATCTGGCTGATGAACCGTTGA
- the cmlS gene encoding chloramphenicol-biosynthetic FADH2-dependent halogenase CmlS: protein MNKSAHVIIMGGGPAGSIAALTLQKLGHQVTVFEKEKFPRYRVGESFLPGTLSILHRLGLSEKIAQAGYVLKPSATFLWGKTEAPWTFSFSTPKTEDWVFDHAIQVLRSDFDQMLLDTCRERGVRVFEEAAVIDVDAEQADKVSVTVRHKDETSEFTADYLIDASGSNSPLVRKLDLREYDEFYKSVALWSYFKTPDPFKNDLNGTTFSITFEDGWIWMIPLKDGIYSVGTIVDQSKLADIKAMGLNAFYDKTLAKSERALSILNGVERCEDVKLVRDWSYETKYFSRNRFFLCGDSACFTDPLFSQGVHLASQSAVSAASSIDYLMQHPEQNEKVHAWYNRSYSETYNQYHEFLASFYTFASFTEPESEFWTKRRISESADERLKRKEWFEQLVNGEKQNRPQIGDFKDRASTMIAIGRHQRNELTDEFMDAELNPARVRWISDLTKQLNRIASFNWLGDRVETADYFKIEPLSFKLSLKRILSNGAGKDMTKYTVSEALVQLFKDLYEQKFGYKELMVRLNEVGEVNSSQFVIRLMEAGLLDGFDKHGQRVLVQDRLRFDGVGVEYEV, encoded by the coding sequence ATGAACAAGTCTGCACACGTCATTATCATGGGTGGTGGTCCTGCTGGCAGTATCGCAGCGTTGACCTTGCAAAAACTCGGGCACCAGGTGACGGTGTTCGAAAAAGAGAAGTTCCCGCGCTACCGCGTAGGCGAATCTTTCTTGCCGGGCACGTTGTCGATCCTGCACCGCCTCGGGCTGAGTGAAAAGATTGCGCAGGCCGGCTACGTGCTCAAGCCTTCCGCCACCTTCCTGTGGGGCAAGACCGAAGCGCCGTGGACCTTCTCGTTCAGCACGCCCAAGACCGAAGACTGGGTGTTCGACCACGCCATCCAGGTTCTGCGCTCGGACTTTGACCAGATGCTGCTCGACACCTGCCGTGAGCGCGGTGTGCGCGTGTTCGAGGAGGCGGCCGTCATTGATGTGGATGCCGAGCAGGCCGACAAAGTCAGTGTAACGGTACGGCACAAGGACGAGACCAGCGAATTCACGGCCGACTACCTGATCGACGCTTCAGGCAGCAATAGCCCGCTGGTGCGCAAGCTGGATCTGCGTGAGTACGATGAGTTCTACAAAAGCGTGGCCTTGTGGTCGTACTTCAAGACCCCGGACCCGTTCAAGAACGACCTCAATGGCACCACTTTCTCGATCACTTTCGAAGATGGCTGGATCTGGATGATCCCGCTCAAGGACGGTATCTACAGCGTGGGTACTATTGTCGACCAGAGCAAGCTGGCCGATATCAAGGCCATGGGGCTCAATGCTTTTTATGACAAGACCCTGGCCAAGAGCGAGCGAGCCCTGTCGATCCTCAACGGTGTGGAGCGTTGCGAGGATGTGAAGCTGGTGCGTGACTGGTCCTACGAAACCAAATACTTCTCCCGCAACCGCTTTTTCCTGTGCGGCGATTCGGCCTGCTTCACCGACCCATTGTTCTCCCAGGGGGTGCACCTGGCCTCGCAGTCGGCGGTCAGCGCAGCCAGCAGCATTGACTACCTGATGCAGCATCCGGAGCAGAACGAAAAGGTCCACGCCTGGTACAACCGCAGCTACAGCGAGACCTACAACCAGTACCACGAGTTTCTGGCGTCCTTCTACACGTTTGCCTCGTTCACTGAGCCGGAATCCGAGTTCTGGACCAAGCGTCGCATCAGCGAGTCGGCCGACGAACGTTTGAAGCGCAAGGAGTGGTTCGAGCAATTGGTCAACGGGGAAAAACAGAACCGCCCGCAGATTGGCGACTTCAAGGACCGCGCATCGACCATGATTGCCATCGGCCGGCACCAGCGCAATGAGTTGACCGACGAGTTCATGGATGCCGAGCTTAACCCGGCTCGCGTGCGCTGGATCTCCGACTTGACCAAACAGTTGAACCGCATCGCCAGCTTCAACTGGTTGGGCGACCGGGTCGAGACCGCCGACTATTTCAAGATCGAGCCCCTGAGCTTCAAGCTGAGCCTCAAGCGGATCCTGTCCAACGGGGCCGGCAAGGACATGACCAAGTACACCGTGAGCGAAGCCCTGGTGCAACTGTTCAAGGACCTCTACGAGCAGAAATTCGGCTACAAGGAGTTGATGGTGCGCCTCAACGAAGTGGGGGAGGTGAACTCCTCGCAGTTCGTGATCCGGCTGATGGAGGCCGGCTTGCTCGATGGTTTCGACAAGCATGGGCAACGAGTGCTGGTGCAGGATCGCCTGCGCTTCGATGGGGTAGGTGTCGAATATGAAGTATGA
- a CDS encoding RBBP9/YdeN family alpha/beta hydrolase, producing the protein MKYDEGFSWLFLAGVGNSGDTHWQRHWNTEHPDSLWLEHRDWDNPDCEEWVADLQALLSGQQRPVVVVAHSLGCLLLLEWAVRHRSDLMRGAFLVAVPDPNGKQFPEQARGFRPADQLSVDFPVTVITSQNDPYGDLDYVQRSARQLGCGCTNLGELGHINGKSQLGYWDQGYNLLQSFARSLSH; encoded by the coding sequence ATGAAGTATGACGAGGGGTTCAGTTGGCTTTTCCTGGCGGGCGTCGGCAACTCCGGTGATACCCACTGGCAGCGGCATTGGAACACCGAGCATCCCGATTCATTGTGGCTGGAGCACCGTGACTGGGATAACCCGGACTGCGAGGAGTGGGTCGCGGATTTGCAGGCGCTGTTGTCCGGGCAGCAGCGACCGGTGGTCGTGGTCGCCCATAGCCTGGGGTGCCTGTTGCTCCTGGAGTGGGCGGTGCGACATCGCTCGGACCTGATGCGCGGCGCGTTTCTGGTCGCGGTGCCGGACCCCAATGGCAAGCAGTTTCCGGAGCAGGCCCGTGGCTTCCGACCGGCCGACCAACTGAGCGTCGACTTTCCGGTCACGGTGATCACCAGCCAGAACGACCCCTACGGGGACCTGGATTACGTGCAGCGCAGCGCCCGCCAGTTGGGTTGCGGTTGCACCAACCTGGGCGAGCTGGGCCACATCAATGGGAAGTCGCAGTTGGGGTACTGGGATCAGGGCTACAACCTTTTGCAATCCTTTGCCCGGTCACTGAGTCACTGA
- a CDS encoding helix-turn-helix transcriptional regulator, producing MMLSQALEFLLDGPGISTSSDLFDRLKEPVLQLGFGRYELRLKPDRNARERSELVIGDYPQAWHEAYEQAGYVRIDPVMLHCMHNVTPIVWAERLYSSPQQHSLRALAVAHGLEHGVTFALHGPQGQFGTLGLNLQARDADQAQAMIRHHMGTLSMLRDAALQAALALMVPPAPVTQVKLTRREKEILRWSAFGKTSWEISNICCCSEANVDYHFKNIRRKFSVTTRSAAVVQALSMHLIQI from the coding sequence ATGATGTTATCGCAAGCGCTTGAGTTTCTTCTGGACGGCCCCGGCATCTCGACCAGCAGCGATCTGTTCGATCGCTTGAAAGAACCGGTTCTGCAACTGGGCTTTGGCCGCTATGAACTGCGCCTCAAACCAGACAGAAACGCACGGGAACGCAGCGAGCTGGTTATTGGCGATTACCCACAAGCCTGGCATGAGGCCTACGAACAGGCAGGCTATGTCAGGATCGACCCGGTCATGTTGCACTGCATGCATAACGTCACGCCCATCGTCTGGGCCGAGCGACTGTACAGCTCACCGCAACAACACAGCCTGCGAGCGCTGGCCGTGGCGCACGGCCTGGAGCATGGCGTCACCTTCGCCCTGCACGGCCCGCAAGGCCAGTTCGGGACATTGGGCCTCAATCTCCAGGCACGCGACGCTGATCAGGCGCAAGCGATGATCAGGCACCACATGGGTACGCTATCGATGCTCAGGGACGCAGCCCTGCAAGCCGCCCTGGCCTTGATGGTTCCGCCAGCACCCGTCACCCAGGTCAAGCTGACCCGGCGTGAAAAGGAAATACTGCGCTGGAGTGCCTTTGGCAAGACCAGTTGGGAGATCTCGAATATCTGCTGCTGTTCGGAAGCCAACGTGGACTATCACTTCAAGAATATCCGCCGAAAGTTCAGCGTGACGACGCGTAGCGCCGCCGTTGTCCAGGCCCTGTCGATGCACCTCATTCAGATCTGA
- a CDS encoding SDR family NAD(P)-dependent oxidoreductase, which yields MTGTRKGVGKEAALYFLEQGHVVIGCSRGEGSIEHERYTHFCLDLNDASAVRKMIKHIRLSHAQLDVLINNAGEANMAPFQLTPAETVQGLFASNVFGLMNVTREAVKLMQKNEHPGVIVNISTVATHWAIPGQSIYAASKAAVEQLTRTLSKELSVFGIRINNLVLPLYRSSLTRTLPQEIRQKMIERQTIARPCVFTDLIGPLTFLISSQSAFVTGETLSLGGVQ from the coding sequence TTGACCGGTACCCGCAAAGGCGTTGGTAAAGAAGCGGCGCTGTATTTTCTGGAACAGGGCCACGTCGTCATTGGTTGCAGTCGCGGTGAAGGTTCAATTGAACATGAGCGCTACACGCACTTCTGTCTGGATTTGAATGACGCCAGTGCGGTCAGGAAAATGATCAAGCATATTCGCTTGAGTCATGCGCAACTGGATGTGCTGATCAATAACGCCGGTGAAGCCAATATGGCGCCTTTTCAGTTGACGCCTGCCGAGACGGTCCAGGGTTTATTTGCGAGCAATGTATTTGGCTTGATGAATGTTACCCGCGAAGCCGTCAAGTTAATGCAGAAGAACGAGCATCCGGGTGTCATCGTGAATATATCTACCGTGGCGACCCATTGGGCCATTCCAGGCCAATCGATATATGCCGCCAGCAAAGCCGCTGTCGAACAGCTGACCCGAACGTTGAGCAAGGAACTTTCGGTTTTTGGCATTCGCATCAATAACCTGGTGTTACCGCTGTACCGAAGCTCTTTGACCCGCACACTTCCTCAAGAGATCAGACAGAAGATGATTGAGCGCCAGACGATAGCCAGGCCCTGTGTGTTTACCGACCTGATCGGACCCTTGACGTTTCTTATCTCCAGCCAGTCGGCTTTTGTGACGGGTGAAACCCTCAGCCTGGGAGGTGTGCAATGA
- a CDS encoding cation:proton antiporter, with the protein MLFLQIVFIILTAKVAGAFLKRLGQPEVVGEMIAGFVLGPLVLGFFFPDFHHALFKGDAVTQLKVLSDLGILLFMFVVGAEFRMPEQHAPYAHGKVLLIAGCSIALPFILGVAIAPLLYSTFAPAGVPHLGFNLFIATLFSVTAFPVLARILKERRMLDSEVGALSLMAAAVSDVCAWVLLAITAMSLQLDRQWQELALRLCGLAALCGASFWCVRPLLRRWIAHLEGRRTLTLLAVLVCGALVYGSITEWLQVHAVFGAFLFGACLPRDQRLLNMLVERVEHIAVIVLMPGFFALAGLNTTAATFSAVGVSLLGLVLLVAIAGKLLGGALGARFAGYSTPVAIDIGVLMNARGLMELVVLKIGLDLGIIGKELFTLFVIMTVVTTVMTGPLLNLLQRLRHARQRLGVQ; encoded by the coding sequence ATGCTCTTCTTGCAAATCGTTTTTATAATATTAACGGCCAAGGTTGCAGGTGCCTTTCTAAAAAGACTAGGGCAGCCAGAAGTGGTTGGCGAGATGATCGCCGGGTTTGTATTGGGCCCTTTAGTACTTGGTTTTTTCTTTCCCGACTTCCACCACGCACTATTTAAGGGCGACGCTGTTACACAATTAAAGGTGCTCAGCGACCTCGGTATTCTGCTGTTCATGTTTGTCGTCGGCGCCGAGTTCCGTATGCCTGAACAGCACGCCCCCTATGCCCATGGCAAAGTGCTGCTGATCGCCGGCTGCAGCATTGCCCTGCCCTTCATTCTGGGCGTTGCGATCGCCCCTCTTCTCTACAGTACCTTCGCACCTGCCGGCGTCCCCCACTTAGGCTTCAACCTGTTCATTGCAACGCTGTTTTCGGTCACCGCGTTCCCGGTCCTGGCGCGCATTCTGAAGGAGCGACGGATGCTCGACAGTGAGGTTGGTGCGCTCTCGCTGATGGCTGCCGCCGTGAGTGATGTCTGTGCCTGGGTGTTGCTGGCGATCACCGCGATGAGTTTGCAATTGGACCGTCAATGGCAGGAGTTGGCTCTGCGATTGTGTGGCCTGGCAGCCTTGTGCGGCGCGTCATTCTGGTGCGTACGTCCCTTGTTGAGGCGCTGGATAGCCCACCTTGAGGGCAGGCGTACCTTGACCCTGCTCGCGGTACTTGTGTGTGGTGCGCTGGTGTACGGCAGCATCACCGAATGGCTGCAAGTTCATGCCGTGTTCGGGGCTTTTCTGTTCGGCGCGTGCCTGCCGCGAGACCAACGGCTGCTGAACATGCTGGTCGAGCGAGTGGAGCATATTGCGGTCATCGTGCTGATGCCCGGCTTCTTCGCCCTCGCCGGGCTCAACACCACCGCTGCGACGTTTTCGGCCGTCGGTGTAAGCCTGCTAGGCCTGGTGCTGCTGGTGGCAATCGCCGGCAAACTGTTGGGCGGTGCATTGGGCGCCCGCTTCGCCGGTTATTCGACACCGGTCGCCATTGACATCGGCGTATTGATGAACGCCAGGGGCCTTATGGAACTGGTGGTACTGAAAATCGGCCTCGACCTGGGGATTATCGGCAAAGAGCTCTTTACCCTTTTTGTCATCATGACCGTGGTCACCACAGTCATGACCGGCCCCTTGCTCAACCTGCTGCAACGGTTGCGCCACGCTCGCCAAAGGCTGGGTGTGCAATGA
- a CDS encoding LysR substrate-binding domain-containing protein, protein MSAIPPLSCLRSFEAVSRLSSVTLAATELHVTHSAVSQQLKVLEEMLGVTLFVREGRTLRITEDGRLYSLQVRESLKNIADATRQVKAQPKASELVVAVMPSFGFSWLLPRIGRFQARYPHITVRLQASLTVTNLAQEAVDVSVRMGRGDWEQVEKQLLFHDEMIVVASPGFNGGQLPHTPAQIVASPIIFTMDSWQPWCEAAGLDTEVTRKGLCSNDSNLVLEAVRLKQGIALVRRSLVHDAIGRGELVQLSEHAVPYAYPYWLLLPDRERVEAKRQQFAEWLGEEVASYLRELSQVRRLSVC, encoded by the coding sequence ATGTCGGCGATCCCTCCCCTCAGTTGTCTGCGCAGTTTCGAAGCTGTCAGCCGCTTGTCCAGTGTCACCTTGGCGGCGACGGAGCTGCACGTCACTCATTCGGCGGTCAGCCAGCAGCTCAAGGTGCTGGAAGAGATGCTGGGTGTGACACTGTTCGTGCGCGAGGGACGTACCTTGCGCATCACTGAAGACGGTCGGTTGTACTCGTTGCAGGTGCGTGAGTCGTTGAAGAACATCGCCGATGCGACTCGCCAGGTTAAAGCGCAACCCAAGGCTTCGGAGCTGGTGGTGGCGGTCATGCCTTCCTTCGGCTTCTCCTGGCTGCTGCCGCGCATCGGTCGATTCCAGGCGCGTTACCCGCATATCACGGTGCGTCTGCAGGCCAGTCTCACCGTGACCAATCTGGCGCAGGAGGCGGTGGACGTCAGCGTGCGCATGGGGCGGGGCGACTGGGAGCAGGTGGAAAAACAGCTGTTGTTTCACGACGAAATGATCGTTGTCGCTTCCCCGGGCTTCAATGGCGGACAGCTACCGCATACGCCGGCGCAGATCGTCGCGAGCCCGATCATTTTCACCATGGACTCCTGGCAACCCTGGTGCGAGGCGGCGGGGCTGGACACCGAGGTCACGCGCAAGGGGCTGTGCAGCAACGATTCGAATCTGGTGCTGGAGGCCGTGCGACTCAAGCAGGGTATCGCGCTGGTGCGTCGCAGCCTGGTGCATGACGCCATCGGGCGGGGTGAACTGGTGCAGTTGAGCGAGCATGCGGTGCCGTATGCCTACCCGTATTGGCTACTGCTGCCGGACCGCGAGCGCGTCGAGGCCAAGCGGCAGCAGTTTGCCGAATGGCTGGGTGAGGAGGTTGCGTCGTATCTGCGAGAGCTCAGCCAGGTACGTCGACTGTCGGTCTGCTGA